AGTTGAGCGACAAGGTTACGGTTGCAGATCTCGTTTCGACGGGGATCATCCGAAAGAAAGATCGTGTAAAAGTTCTTGGCCGTGGTGAAATTGATGGGAAACTGCAGGTTGAAGCACATGGCTTCAGCAAGGCTGCAGTTGAAAAAATAGAAAAAGCAGGTGGCACTGCCACTAAAATCTGAAACATTTATTGATTGCTGAATCCGAATGAGTTTGATTCAAAATTTCCAGAATATTTTCAAAATTGAGGAGCTTCGCAAAAGAATCTTCTATGTTATAGGGATTCTTCTCATATACCGGCTTGGGACATATATCACCATGCCGGGCGTCGATGCTTCCCAGTTAACGGCAACTACAGGCGCTGCGACAGACCTGCTCGGGTTATTTGACCTGTTCGTAGGAGGTGCATTTGCAAGAGCCGGAGTCTTTGCCCTGGGCATCATGCCCTATATTACGGCTGCAATTATCATCCAGCTTATGGGTGCCGTTGTTCCCTACTTTCAGAAACTTCAGCGTGAAGGGGAAGAAGGGCGGAGGAAAATCAATCAGCTTACCCGATATGGTACCGTGCTGATTACACTGGTACAGTCCATCGGATTCTCAATTAATTTGATGAATACCTCTCCGGAAGCTATTGTCGTCAGTAATACCGCATTTATCATAACCGGTATGATTGTACTCACGGCCGGTACTGTATTTGTCATGTGGCTTGGTGAGAGAATTACCGAAAGAGGCATAGGAAACGGAATTTCGCTTCTTATTATGATAGGTATCATCGCCGCGCTTCCGACCAGCCTTCTGAATGAGATACAGACCAAAGACAATATCATCATCGTACTGTTTGAACTTGGTGTTCTTGTGCTCGTTGTCTCCTCAGTTGTACTGCTGACACAGGGACAGCGCAGAATTCCGGTCCAGTATGCAAAAAGAGTGGTCGGAAGAAAAGTCTATGGCGGTACCACGCAGTATCTGCCTCTGAGAGTAAATGCGGCGGGAGTTATGCCGATCATTTTTGCCCAGTCAATCATGTTCATTCCCAGCACGGTAGGGACCTTTTTCCCGGGCAATGAGACGGTACAAATGCTGACGGCATGGTCAAGTGATTTCACCGGTGTTGCCTATTCCATCATATTCGCAATTATTGTCGTTTTCTTCACGTTCTTCTACACTGCCATTGTGATTAATCCGAAACAGATGGCTGATACCATGAAACAACAGGGTGGTTTTATTCCCGGGGTCAGACCTGGTAAACAAACCGTTGAGTTTATAGACAATATACTTTCCAGAATTACACTGCCGGGATCAATTTTCATAGCCATTGTGGCCATCCTGCCGGCAGTAGCGGCGAATTTCGGTGTGACACCCGGTTTTGCCATGTTTTACGGCGGAACAAGCCTGCTGATTATTGTCAGTGTTTCACTGGACACTTTGCAGCAAATAGAAAGTCATCTGATGATGCGCCACTATGACGGTTTCATGAAAACCGGACGAATACGAGGAAGAAGAAGGTAAAAAACGTGATTCACCTGAAAAGCGACAACGAAATTGAAAAGATGCGTACCAGCGCCAGACTGGTTTCCAGAACACTGGCCAGGGTCGCAGGTCACATCCGTCACGGTGTGACAACGGGTGAGCTGAATCAGGTGGCTGAGGATTACATAAAAAAAAATGATGGCAAGCCGGTATTCAAAGGATACGGACCCAGAAGGAACCCTTTTCCTGCGGCATTGTGCATATCGGTAAATGAAGAAGTAGTTCACGGCATTCCCGGCGACAGGGTGCTGAAAGCGGGAGATATCATTTCAATTGACTGCGGAATCCTGAAGGATGGGTTTG
This DNA window, taken from Natronogracilivirga saccharolytica, encodes the following:
- the secY gene encoding preprotein translocase subunit SecY, with the protein product MSLIQNFQNIFKIEELRKRIFYVIGILLIYRLGTYITMPGVDASQLTATTGAATDLLGLFDLFVGGAFARAGVFALGIMPYITAAIIIQLMGAVVPYFQKLQREGEEGRRKINQLTRYGTVLITLVQSIGFSINLMNTSPEAIVVSNTAFIITGMIVLTAGTVFVMWLGERITERGIGNGISLLIMIGIIAALPTSLLNEIQTKDNIIIVLFELGVLVLVVSSVVLLTQGQRRIPVQYAKRVVGRKVYGGTTQYLPLRVNAAGVMPIIFAQSIMFIPSTVGTFFPGNETVQMLTAWSSDFTGVAYSIIFAIIVVFFTFFYTAIVINPKQMADTMKQQGGFIPGVRPGKQTVEFIDNILSRITLPGSIFIAIVAILPAVAANFGVTPGFAMFYGGTSLLIIVSVSLDTLQQIESHLMMRHYDGFMKTGRIRGRRR